In Tripterygium wilfordii isolate XIE 37 chromosome 17, ASM1340144v1, whole genome shotgun sequence, the genomic window GTGTATAAAATCTAAGTTGCTGGGTTCATGGTGCAAATTCTTTATTATCGCTGGGTTCATGATTGTGTTGGCGCAAATTATGTATTATCGCTGGGTTCATGATTGTGTGGCTAAATCATTGGAGAATTTAGACCAATTTAGTACAAATCTGAGTcactgtttgatgaaatgcttgAAAGGCTTATGCATTGGGCTGTAaatgtaatttttcaaaaaacacaaaaaagagggtatactcataaatgttatgttttttgttGGGATTTATTTAGAATGTGGTGTGCTTAGTTAAGTAAGGGGTGTAAATAGTTATCATCATAAAATATTCATATACATAAAATATTAGTgggataaaaatcaaatttcttatatatgtatatgaaaaaaaaattccaacggGGTCAATTGACCTCACTCTCTATCATGTGGGTCTGCCCCCGTGTTCATGAAGTAAACCTCAATAATGACTTATTGGAAGGTtgcatatgttttcttttttcattatttttattgtttgaatCATTCAACCAACAATTAATGAATTGGAAAAAATTGCCCCAAACAGGGTATCATTTGACTTGGACTTTGAGTGATGGGAAGACTTTGAAATTTCAGTGATAGTAAGTGTCTGCCTAATTAATTGTTCCCTTATAAGTGGCTGGCTTATATCTGCCTTTTATTCTTCATCTCATCATAAATTATATCCAATGGCTTCTTCAATATTATTGTGTCACTTACGGTTTATGGCCTTGCTTTTCTTACTATTAATTTTGGTTTTTCCTATGCACATGACACCACTGCTATGTCACAATGAAGAAAGCTTGGCATTGCTCCAATTCAAGCGAAGCTTTGTCGTCAACAAATCAGCTTCGTCTGATGCCTCTGCTTATCCAAAGACGATATCATGGAATCAACAAGGAGAGAATCCAGACTGCTGCTTGTGGGATGGTGTGGTGTGTGATCAGTACACCGGGCGCGTCATTAGTCTTGACCTCAGTAGCAGTTGCCTCTATGGTTCTATCAATTCTAGTAGCAGCCTTTTCCATCTACGCTACCTTCAAAGCCTCAACCTTGCTGACAATCATTTCAACTCCTCTCAAATCCCTTCCGGGTTTGGCAGTTTTCAAAGGCTAGTTGATCTTAATCTCTCCTCCTCCAAATTCTATGGTAAGATTCCATTAGAAATAGCAGGGTTGAGTAGATTAAGATCTCTTGATTTGACAGGAGATTGGGATGAATCAAATGCAAGAATGCTGGAGCTCACAAGTACTGACCTGACATGGTTAGTCCAAAATTTAACTCACATTGAGAAACTGCATCTTGACAATGTAGACTTATCTGCTACAATCCCTGAAAAAGTTGCAAATTTGTCTTCATTATCATCTCTTAGTCTCCATTATTGTCGCCTGCTTGGCATATTTCCAATGGGAATTTTTGAACTACCTAACTTGCAATTTCTCAATGTGGGGATGAATGAAGAACTTGCTGGTCATCTGCCTGAATTTCATTGGGGCTCTCCTCTCAAGTCTTTAATGCTTCAATACACAAAATTCTCAGGTGGACTACCTCCTTCAATAGGAAACCTTCATTCCTTGACTACATTGAATATTGCTCAATGCAAGTTTTGGGGCCAAATCCCATCTTCCCTCGGTAATCTTAGCAATATCACCGTCCTTATACTTGGTGAGAATAACTTCTTTGGCCAAATCCCTTCTTCATTCGCAAACCTTACACAACTTACCACTTTCTCAATTTTAGGCAACGATAATTTTAGTTGTGGGCCCTTGTCCTGGCTTGAAAAGCAAACCGAATTCACTAAGTTGGGTCTTGAGAATTGCAATATAAGTGGTGAAATCCCTCACTTTCTCAAAAACTTCACTAGACTCAATGTTTTACAACTCACTTCTAACCGTTTAAGAGGTCAAATTCCACATTGGCTAACAAACCTCACTCGGTTAGTCGCCTTAGACCTTGGTTCCAATGAATTCCACGGCCCTTTTCCTCGTCAAATTTCAGAACTTGCGAATCTTGAAGATATTTATTTGGGCAGAAACCACTTGAGTGGCAATGTTAATCTAAACCCATTTTTCAACCTCCAACACATGACAACCTTTCATATATCAGACAATGATATTACATTGCTCCATGTCACCAATGCAAACGCTACTCTTCGAAAGTGGCATCTGCTAGGACTCAGCTCGTGCAACTTGAGGGAGTTCCCTGACTTCCTTAGGTACCAAGATAAACTTCGAGTCTTGGAGCTCATTGGTAATAAAATCCATGGCCAGATTCCGAGCTGGTTATGGAACATCAATAGAGAAACTTTGGAGGTTATGGCACTTCGTTTCAATTTTTTGACCGGCTTTGAGCAACCTGCATTGGTCTCGCGACTTGGTAATATACGTTACCTAATGCTAGATGGTAACAAGATCCAAGGTCCAGTCCCCAGACCACCACCTTCCATTGTCCAGTATAGCTTGTCAGACAACAGTTTGAGTGGAGAAATTTCTTCAACCTTCTGCCATCTACCTAACCTATATGTGCTTGATTTGTCATTCAACAACTTGAGTGGCATGCTTCCTCAATGTTTCTTCGACAAGATGAACAGTCTGAACATTTTAAATCTTGAACAAAACTTTTTCCGTGGAACCATTCCAGAAACATTAACGAATGGAAGTATGTTGAGGATGATCAATTTAGGTCATAATGCTTTGCAAGGAAAATTACCGAGGTCATTGGCTAATCATACAATGTTAGAGGTTCTACATGTTGGTGACAATCAGATTAGCGACACATTCCCTTTTTGGTTGGGAGCTCTGCATAATTTGCAGGTCCTCATCTTGAGATCCAACAAACTTTTTGGCGCAGTTGGAAGTCCTGCAACAGGTTTCGAGTTCTCTAAATTGCGGATCATTGACATATCCCACAATGGTTTCACCGGTATTCTACCATCTAAGTACTTTCAAAAGTGgaatggcatgagaaattttgATGTGGATCACTTTTCGTATATGACACAAAATACGACTTTGTCGAGTTTTGGTTTCTGGGTCCAACAAATTTACAGTTATCAATTAACTTTGGTTAACAAAGGTGTCAGCATGGATTATAAGAAGCTGCCACAAGTCTTTGTAGCTATTGATCTTTCAAGCAACAAATTTGAAGGGGAGATCCCAGAATCCATTGCAACTTTGAAGAATCTCCTTTTACTTAACCTTTCCAACAACCATCTCTCAGGTCACATCCCATCGGCTATAGAAAACCTCACAGTGCTTGAATCGTTGGATTTTTCGAGCAACATGCTTTCCGGAAAGATTCCACATGAGCTTTCGCATCTAACATTCCTTTCATTCTTGAATGTCTCTTGTAATCAGCTCATTGGTCCTATACCACAAGGGAAACAATTTGCTACATTTGAGAACAATTCATACAAGGACAACTTGGGATTGTGTGGCTTCCCATTGTCGAAGTTGTGCGGAAATGCAGGGGAATTACCTCCATCGCCTCCGACTGACGAAGATGATGAAGGCTCGGGTGGTTCTTCAGCATATATTTTGTGGATGATAGTTGCGATTGGATATGCAAGTGGAGTGGTTGTTGGAGTTGTCGCCGGACTCATATTCACCGCATGGAAACATGAATGGTTTGTGGAAACCTTTGGTAGGAGGCAACAAAAAAGGAGAAGGTTGAAAACAAGAAGGGGACAAAGAAAGTGAATTTGCTGAGGCATTTCCAGATTATGTGTACAAGGTTCAAGTATCTTCTTATGTTGGTTCCATTTCTgtgtgtgctttttttttttccaaatgtttCTCTATCCCTCTATTGTATACCATCTCTCTACTGTTTTTATTAGGTTTGGCTTTAACAAAAATAAGTTGTTTCTTAAAAAGTTTGCCCGGCTGCAATTGCGGGCCTGCATCACCGGGCGTTCCAGACCTGGTGGGCTGGATATCCCAGCTCAGCCCGTGAGGGCTATAAAGGTCGGGCCTAGCACGGCTTGTTGACTTTGGTAAACGGCCGTGTCGGGATCACGGGACTCCGACCGTTTGCTatctctaaagtctaaacagaGCCCGGGCAACCTATGAAATGGGTGTTTTGGATTAATGGGACTTATGGGTCTCATGCCGATAACCACTACGGCCCAAATGCATTACCAGTAATTCAAGGGATTAATTACAGGGATATGGTTGCTGATAATGTCACAATGGCTGCTGGATTGGAGGGTATTGCTGGTAATCCCTTAAAGGAAACCTATATATCGAATGCCAAGAAAGTTCCATGGACAAGCACTGATGCTGAGGGGATCACAAGTAGTGTCACTCCTCGACCATGTGACTTGCTACCTGACGCTGTAAAGCTGCCAATTGACCTGATAGAGCTTAACAAGTGCTCTTCCACAATGAACTACATGTGAAACTCAAAAACTTCTTGTTCAGGAAGAGCCTTTTAGGGCAGACCCTGTAGACTAATATTGTAAGTTCAGTAAGTGAAACTTAAAAATCAGCAAAGCTCAAGTCTCTGATGCTGCAAGCAGTTGCAAAATCCAATTGTTTTATTTCATGTTTTACATTGCAGAGCCTTATATATACAGATTTTGGTAGTGTCACGTCAGACAATATATGAGAAAAAGATGATAAACAAACACCTAACTAGTCGAAGCATACATATTTGCTTTTAGATACAGAAAAGAACTTGAGAGGATTCTCCCATGCTCTGTCTGCTACATGTTTCAATTTACCAATATCAAAACATGTGGAAGTCTGTCTTTCCCACAAAAAATTTGCAAGTCAATCCTGTTACAATGACATAAGTTTGCCATCTTGTTTCTTGGGGaatctaatgattttatatagcATTGTTGTATGGTGGAGTCATAGAATACAGTAATAATCCTCAGGGATCCGGATTGAATTTAACAGATTCCCTCCAGATGAGATCCTTGATGTTTTCCTCGGTTAATGATGGCTGCTCAAAATCAAAGCTGAAAGGCCTTGGGCAAACAGGCTCCTCATTGATATCATGAAGTGGAGCCAAGTATGGATGGCACAGTGCCTCATCAACTGCAAACAACAGGGAAAGTTAGAAACAAAGTTGTATCATCAACAAAAAACTGGATGTAGTTGATGAAATGGAACAGTATTGTGACTCATTATACCTGTTCCGCGCCTGTTAGGATCAAATACAAGCATCTTCTGTAGCAAATCAATAGCACCAGGGGACATCGTTAGAAATCTAGAGTCAAATTTTTGCCTTGGGTATTGAGGAAGCTGTCTAACGTATCTTCGGACATTATTACTTCGTAGAAAACCAAGGCTAGAGTCATCAGGTGAACCTACGAGCTtttcaaagaaaggaaaagatgCACAAGTTATCATACTCCACAATTGTTAGTAGAGTGAGGTTAGTTTAGTcatttgtgtctttgttttgtGTATTAAGTCAAATGTTGTTTACAGAGTTTGAAAAAACATCTTTCATCTTGTGTTTGTAGTGTGACAAGTGGATAGCTGTGATGCTTCTTTTCTAGAAGCTTGTATTGTACCTGTGTTTTGTTTTTAAGAAGTCTTGTAACTAGTTTTGTGAGAACTAAGAGAAAATACTAATGAAGTGTGTGTTTCCTGTGTACTAAAACTGTGTAAGACTTGTTCTCTGTGTGTCATCTAAGAGTGTTGCCGTGTGTGTTATTTAAGAGTGTTGCTGCTGTGAAGGAACCTGGTTGCAGGTTGTCAAGACtaaagtggtatcggagcatctGTCTTACAGGACCTGTGTATTGTCTCTGTGTTCAGTAGTAAGACTTCAACCATGTCAGCTTCGTCTCTGCCATCTCCTCCTAGTTTTTCaggtgaaaattttgatttttggtgtGTCAAGATGGAAGCTTTTCTCATGGCACACAATCTGTGGGATATTATTGAGTCAGGGTTTGATCCATCCTCTTTTCCTGATGATCCAACTGTTAATCAAATGAAGGATCATGCTGAACAGAAACAGAAAAATTTTAAAGCTCTTACTTTTATTCATGCTGCTTTGTCAGATGATATTTTCCCTAGAGTTGTTGGTGTAAAATCTGCTAAAGGTGCTTGGGAGAGATTGAAAGAGGAGTTTCAAAGAAGTGAACGGGTTAGGCAACAGAAGTTGCTGACTTTAAAAAGGTAATTTGAAATGTTGAAAATGAAAGTTAGTGATACTGTTAAAGGGTATTCTGATAAGCTGATAGTTTTGGTCAATCAAATGAGGTTGTATGGGGAGGATGTGGTTGATCATAAGGTGGTAGAGAAGATCTTGATAAGTTTACCTGAGAGATTTGAGTCAAAAGTCTCTGCTATTGAGGAATCATGTGATTTGAAAAAGATGACAATCATAGAGTTGTGTAGCAAGTTGCAAGCTCATGAACAAAGAAGTAATTTCAGACAAGATGAAGTCACAGAAGGTGCTTTTCAAGTTAAGCACAAGGGCAAGCAACAATCAAAGTTCAGAGAAGGGAAGAAGAATTATGGAGATAAGGGTGGTAAAGGAAGGTCATCAGAAACTTCTACTACTGGTGATTCTTCAAAAAAGGACAAATTTTCACCTTGTCCTCACTGTGGTAAAACTAATCACCCAGAAAAATCCTGCTGGCAGAAGTATGGCAGGCCTCAATGCAAGTTTTGCAAGAAGCTTGGTCATACTGAAAAGTTTTGTAGACAGAAGCAAAGTCAAGGGCAGTCTGCTGGTGGGAGTTCAGCTTCACAAGAGGCTAATTATACTGATGAGAGGCAGCAGTCTCAACAAGATCATTTGTTTATGGCAGTCAATAGCTTGCAAACTCCAAGTTTGAAGACCTGGTTAGTGGACAGTGGGTGTACAAGCCACATGGCAAGTGATGTTGCTATGTTCACTACCTTGGACAAGACTATGAAGACCAAAGTCAGATTGGGGAATGGAGAGATTGTGGAGGCTGCAGGAAAAGGTGTTGTTTCTATTGACACTAAGCAAGGTACAAAATTGATTCCTGATGTCTTACTTGTACCACAGTTAAAACACAATCTGCTTAGTGTTGCACAGATGATAAAGAAAGGGTATTCCTTGTATTTTAAGGACTGCTATTGTGACATTACTGCCCCTAATGGAAGTAAAATTGCTAGAATTCAAATGGTGGATAATTATTTTCCATTGTGTTCTAATACTATTAAGCAATGTGCATTCAGTGTTAACACAGTTGAATCTAGTTTGTGGCACAGTAGGTATGGACATTTCAGTCTTGGCTCTCTCAAAACTGCAACTGATGCTGGATTGATTAGGGATATGCCTGGATTGTATGAAACTCATGAAGTttgtggtacttgtcaatacggTAAGCagcatagacaagcatttcccTCTGGTGCAGCCTGGAGAGCTAGTGAAAAGTTAGAATTGATCCATAGTAATGTATGTGGACCAATGAGTGTACCATCACTCAGTCAAAACAGAtattttgtgttgtttattgatgatttcactAGGATGGCCTGGGTCTATTTTATCAGCAGTAAGGCACAAGTGTTTACTATTTTTAAGAAGTTTAAATCCATGGTGTAATCGCAGTGTGGCAAAAAGATTAAGACCATTAGATCAGATAATGGTAAAGAGTATACATCAGGGGCTTTTGATCAGTTTTGTGAAGATGCAGGGATTGCACATCAGCTCACAGTGAGCTATACTCCTCAGCAAAATGGAGTCTCTGAAAGAAAGAACAGAACAATAATGGAAATGGCTAGATGTATGTTATTTGAGAAGAAGTTGCCTAAGAGTTTTTGGGCAGAAGCTGTGTATACATCAGTGTATCTCTTGAATAGATTGCCTACAAAATCTGTGAAGGAGATGACACCCATAGAGGCTTGGCTAGGTGTAAAACCATCTGCCAAACATCTAAGAGTCTTTGGTTCTGTGTGCTATACTCACATTCCATCACAGAAGAGAAGTAAACTTGACAAGAAGGCTGATTTGAGTATCTTCTTGGGGTATGCATCCCAGTCTAAAGGTTATAGAATTTATAGTGTGGAGTCCAAGAAGATTCAGGTTAGTAGAGATGTTGTGTTTGATGAGGGTTCCTATTGGGATTGGGATAAGGAAACTGTTCAGAAAGTTGATAAACTACAGGAGGAGTTTGTTCCTACTGAAAAACTTGAAGAAATTGCTGGAGTGGATTCAGATGATGATAGGCCTGTGGTGAAGCACAAGTCTCTAACTGATGTGTATGAAAGGTGTTGTGTAGCCTTGGTAGAGCCTACATCTTACTCTGAAGCTTGCAAACACGAGGTGTGGAATCTGGCAATGAAGGAGGAACTAAGTATGATCAATAAAAATCATACTTGGGAACTCACTGCCAGGCCTCAAGATCAGAATATTATTGGTGTAAAATGGGTCTATAAGACCAAACTCAATCCTGATGGATCTTTGTTCAGATATAAAGCCAGATTGGTTGTGAAAGGGTACTCTCAGGTTGCTGGAATTGACTATGGAGATACTTTTGCTCCAGTGGTCAGGCATGATACAGTAAGGCTTCGGTAGCATTGCAGCACAGCTGGGTTGGAAAATTTACCATTTGGATGTCAAATCTGCATTTCTAAATGGTGAATTGGAAGAAGATATATTTGTACAGCAGCCACAAGGTTTTGAAGTACCTGGGAAAGAAGATTATGTGTATAAGCTTCATAAAGCCTTGTATGGGCTCAAACAGGCTCCTAAAGCCTGGTATACCAAGATAGACGCTTATTTATTGCAACAAGGTTTCAGAAGGAGTGATTTTGAAGCAACTCTTTATGTGAAAACTGGTCAAAAACAGTTGATTGTTTCTCTATATGTAGATGATTTTCTTGTGACTGGTAGCAATTTAGCTTCTGTGCAAGGTTTTAAGTCAGTTATGATGAAGCAATTTGAGATGTCGGATCTTGGAGAAATGTCCTACTTCCTTGGCATGGAAGTGCAGCAAAATGATGAAGGCATCTTCTTGTCACAGAAGAAGTATGCACAAGACATTCTAAAAAGGTTTAAGATGGATTGTTGTAAATCTGTAGCTATACCTTTGGTAACTAATGAGAAGTTGTCAAAGGATGATGGAGCTCAGAAGGTTGATCCTACTTCTTATAGAAGTCTGGTTGGTAGTTTACTCTACTTAACTGCCACAAGGCCAGATATGTTGTTTGCTGCAAGTTTACTGTCCAGATTCATGAACTCTCCTAGTCAAGTGCATTCAAGAGCTGCAAAAAGAGTCCTGAGATACTTGAAAGGGATTGTGGATCATGGTTTGTTGTACTCTAGGGATGGTGATTGCAGTGTGGAAGGGTATGTAGATAGTGACTGGGCAGGCTGTGTTGATGATATGAAGAGTACTAGTGGATTTATTTTCTTCCTGGGAGCTAATGTTTTTTCATGGAGTTCAAGAAAGCAAGATGTGGTGGCACAATCAACAGCTGAGGCTGAATATATATCAGCAGCTGCAGGTGTGAATCAGGCTATTTGGT contains:
- the LOC119981833 gene encoding receptor-like protein 7; translation: MTPLLCHNEESLALLQFKRSFVVNKSASSDASAYPKTISWNQQGENPDCCLWDGVVCDQYTGRVISLDLSSSCLYGSINSSSSLFHLRYLQSLNLADNHFNSSQIPSGFGSFQRLVDLNLSSSKFYGKIPLEIAGLSRLRSLDLTGDWDESNARMLELTSTDLTWLVQNLTHIEKLHLDNVDLSATIPEKVANLSSLSSLSLHYCRLLGIFPMGIFELPNLQFLNVGMNEELAGHLPEFHWGSPLKSLMLQYTKFSGGLPPSIGNLHSLTTLNIAQCKFWGQIPSSLGNLSNITVLILGENNFFGQIPSSFANLTQLTTFSILGNDNFSCGPLSWLEKQTEFTKLGLENCNISGEIPHFLKNFTRLNVLQLTSNRLRGQIPHWLTNLTRLVALDLGSNEFHGPFPRQISELANLEDIYLGRNHLSGNVNLNPFFNLQHMTTFHISDNDITLLHVTNANATLRKWHLLGLSSCNLREFPDFLRYQDKLRVLELIGNKIHGQIPSWLWNINRETLEVMALRFNFLTGFEQPALVSRLGNIRYLMLDGNKIQGPVPRPPPSIVQYSLSDNSLSGEISSTFCHLPNLYVLDLSFNNLSGMLPQCFFDKMNSLNILNLEQNFFRGTIPETLTNGSMLRMINLGHNALQGKLPRSLANHTMLEVLHVGDNQISDTFPFWLGALHNLQVLILRSNKLFGAVGSPATGFEFSKLRIIDISHNGFTGILPSKYFQKWNGMRNFDVDHFSYMTQNTTLSSFGFWVQQIYSYQLTLVNKGVSMDYKKLPQVFVAIDLSSNKFEGEIPESIATLKNLLLLNLSNNHLSGHIPSAIENLTVLESLDFSSNMLSGKIPHELSHLTFLSFLNVSCNQLIGPIPQGKQFATFENNSYKDNLGLCGFPLSKLCGNAGELPPSPPTDEDDEGSGGSSAYILWMIVAIGYASGVVVGVVAGLIFTAWKHEWFVETFGRRQQKRRRLKTRRGQRKFGFNKNKLFLKKFARLQLRACITGRSRPGGLDIPAQPVRAIKVGPSTAC